A genomic region of Mitsuaria sp. 7 contains the following coding sequences:
- the tatA gene encoding Sec-independent protein translocase subunit TatA: MGGLSIWHWLIVLVVVIAVFGTKKLRNVGGDLGAAVKGFKDGMKDGTSSDAPPQQVANTNKAADPNTVDVDAKTRN; this comes from the coding sequence ATGGGTGGTTTGAGCATTTGGCACTGGTTGATCGTGCTGGTCGTCGTCATCGCCGTCTTCGGCACCAAGAAGCTGCGCAACGTGGGCGGCGACCTGGGCGCTGCCGTCAAGGGCTTCAAGGACGGCATGAAGGACGGCACCTCGTCCGACGCGCCGCCGCAGCAGGTGGCCAACACCAACAAGGCGGCTGATCCGAACACCGTCGACGTCGACGCCAAGACGCGCAACTGA
- a CDS encoding histidine triad nucleotide-binding protein, protein MSHDPHCLFCKIVQGQIPAKKVYEDDDLLGFHDIHPWAPVHFLLIPKQHIASMADLQPEHAPLLGKMSVLVPKLMKELGVTNGFRTVINTGADGGQEVFHLHMHAVGGPRPWLKG, encoded by the coding sequence ATGAGCCACGACCCCCACTGCCTCTTCTGCAAGATCGTCCAGGGCCAGATTCCCGCGAAGAAGGTCTACGAGGACGACGACCTGCTCGGCTTCCACGACATCCATCCGTGGGCGCCGGTGCACTTCCTGCTGATTCCCAAGCAGCACATCGCCAGCATGGCCGACCTGCAGCCCGAGCACGCGCCGCTGCTGGGCAAGATGTCGGTGCTGGTGCCGAAGCTGATGAAGGAACTCGGCGTCACGAACGGTTTCCGGACGGTCATCAACACGGGTGCTGACGGCGGTCAGGAGGTCTTCCACCTCCACATGCACGCCGTCGGCGGCCCACGTCCCTGGTTGAAAGGCTGA